From the genome of Candidatus Bathyarchaeota archaeon, one region includes:
- a CDS encoding QueT transporter family protein, which produces MDARDLTLMAVFTSLYVVINLVQAVTPGGNPAISGPVQLRVADCLIALVALLGWPVVAGVTVGCLLTNAYAFVGPVDVVFGPIANLAAAVLVLLLRKRRLLACIVAAFPIGIIVGGGYLWWFFAPPDIFGLNLPVWMAMMISITVSSLIAIAVIGYALLKVLSMPEVVEPLKSRGLKVYK; this is translated from the coding sequence ATGGATGCAAGAGATCTCACTTTGATGGCTGTCTTTACCAGCTTATATGTTGTTATCAACTTGGTTCAAGCTGTCACCCCCGGTGGGAATCCGGCGATTTCTGGGCCAGTACAGTTGCGTGTTGCAGACTGTTTAATCGCTCTTGTGGCGTTGCTTGGATGGCCTGTTGTGGCTGGAGTGACTGTTGGGTGCCTTTTAACTAACGCTTATGCCTTCGTCGGTCCAGTTGACGTAGTTTTTGGGCCAATAGCTAATTTGGCTGCGGCAGTTTTAGTTCTGTTGCTTCGAAAACGTCGATTACTGGCATGTATAGTTGCTGCTTTCCCAATAGGTATCATTGTTGGCGGTGGATATCTTTGGTGGTTTTTCGCGCCACCAGACATTTTTGGCTTAAACTTACCTGTGTGGATGGCTATGATGATAAGCATTACTGTGAGCAGTTTGATAGCTATAGCAGTTATAGGCTATGCTTTGCTGAAAGTATTAAGTATGCCTGAAGTGGTGGAGCCGTTGAAGTCTCGTGGACTAAAAGTTTACAAATGA